One Aspergillus oryzae RIB40 DNA, chromosome 2 genomic window carries:
- a CDS encoding uncharacterized protein (predicted protein) translates to MADSDVSHQITRLIEVTEGIVEAYNPIKDLRGLPEAFQEVNNLLPFIRQILRDANRPRRRILSVNDAEALKTALCSCSEKANRLLEIFKKIVKKTNGQYSSSVYRAIVIQHGKHRVETLADGILQDLGALVAHHIFSADMQRQVELLENARETLAKVSPSLTDSDPAEQPRAVAQYGDYSRQYNLLGEGGQRIADGHYFEAQGNQNFGMFPPKSFMESSEIAAGQ, encoded by the coding sequence ATGGCAGACTCGGATGTCTCTCACCAAATCACTAGGCTCATCGAGGTCACAGAAGGCATCGTCGAGGCGTATAACCCGATCAAAGACCTCCGTGGCCTACCCGAAGCCTTCCAGGAAGtgaacaacctcctccctTTTATCAGACAAATTCTTCGAGATGCAAATcgtccgaggaggagaatccTGTCCGTCAACGACGCTGAGGCGCTGAAAACAGCCCTGTGTAGCTGCAGTGAGAAGGCTAATAGGCTACTGGAGATTTTCAAGAAGATCGTGAAGAAGACAAATGGCCAATACAGCTCTTCCGTGTACCGGGCAATTGTTATTCAGCACGGCAAGCATCGTGTCGAAACGCTGGCGGATGGCATTTTGCAGGATTTAGGAGCCCTTGTGGCGCACCACATATTCTCGGCAGACATGCAGAGGCAAGTCGAGTTGTTAGAGAATGCTCGAGAGACGCTAGCAAAAGTGTCTCCATCACTCACGGACTCCGATCCGGCCGAGCAACCCCGTGCTGTCGCACAGTATGGGGATTATAGTCGCCAGTATAATCTGCTCGGCGAGGGTGGTCAGAGAATCGCCGATGGCCACTATTTCGAGGCACAGGGAAATCAGAATTTTGGCATGTTCCCGCCGAAGAGCTTTATGGAAAGCTCTGAGATCGCTGCAGGTCAATGA
- a CDS encoding uncharacterized protein (predicted protein) — protein sequence MPTHPTWKRKSHIRRIHQSPFRKKQPNFAEYVLTYPPIEASWTIATTTYPFLSAEVQRVIAIYTSTDDLKGFLARLCGGKPQPNPLLQHKLRFIGEEIRKFYGTFASDMIWKSIIDDVVSTLHASATQVFHGYVVYHCSSSRYRLSELNLPNIRADRVGNGVLLNVDGWTSRPAGGIDSFEYSSSE from the exons ATGCCCACACATCCaacatggaagagaaaatcacATATTCGTCGAATCCACCAAAGCCCGTTCAGAAAGAAACAGCCCAATTTCGCGGAATACGTGTT AACTTATCCACCCATCGAAGCCAGCTGGACCATTGCCACAACAACctatccttttctctccgcGGAGGTCCAACGAGTGATTGCCATATATACTTC CACAGATGACCTGAAGGGCTTCCTCGCTCGATTATGCGGCGGAAAACCACAGCCGAATCCACTTCTCCAACACAAGCTGCGCTTCATCGGCGAGGAAATTCGAAAGTTCTATGGAACCTTCGCTAGTGACATGATCTGGAAATCAATCATTGA CGACGTTGTCAGCACTTTGCACGCCTCGGCCACACAGGTCTTTCATGGATATGTGGTATACCACTGCAGCTCGTCGCGGTATCGCCTCAGTGAGCTGAATCTTCCAAATATCCGTGCTGATAGAGTTGGGAATGGTGTTTTGTTGAAT GTAGACGGCTGGACGTCACGGCCAGCTGGAGGTATTGATAGCTTCGAGTACTCTAGTTCCGAATAA
- a CDS encoding zinc-dependent alcohol dehydrogenase family protein (NADPH:quinone reductase and related Zn-dependent oxidoreductases) encodes MPGFEGVGVIESVGAGVSELHVGQRVLPLGSAGAWQDMKVTEERWCFPVPPDLTDQQAAMAYINPMSAWMMVRQYAPNPPAVVAVNAATSAIGQMIIRMLNRAGIQPIALIRRPDGKRQLSDQLDLSAVICTSETGLRRKLSELSGGRGLAVAWDAVGGTEGDDLVRSLAPGGTLVHYGLLSGIPLSYRLREECPDARIELYRLRDWIHTAKRHELQRALDDIFELVRDGTAASKVAAVFPLSDIRQALECEATPGRQGKVLLSMSNAMEATHYD; translated from the coding sequence ATGCCGGGATTCGAAGGCGTGGGTGTGATCGAATCAGTGGGCGCAGGGGTATCCGAGTTGCATGTGGGACAGCGGGTGTTGCCACTTGGGAGTGCAGGCGCATGGCAGGACATGAAGGTTACCGAAGAACGCTGGTGCTTCCCCGTGCCACCAGACTTAACCGATCAGCAAGCGGCCATGGCATATATCAATCCAATGTCGGCTTGGATGATGGTACGACAATACGCGCCTAATCCACCAGCAGTCGTGGCGGTCAACGCAGCCACGTCCGCTATCGGCCAGATGATTATCCGCATGCTTAATCGCGCTGGTATACAGCCGATAGCCCTCATTCGGCGGCCCGATGGCAAACGTCAACTCTCGGATCAGCTTGACCTGTCGGCTGTGATCTGCACATCGGAAACCGGACTACGGCGTAAGCTAAGTGAGTTAAGCGGTGGCCGTGGCTTGGCAGTCGCATGGGACGCAGTTGGCGGAACCGAGGGAGATGATCTAGTACGCAGTCTTGCCCCAGGCGGAACCCTTGTTCATTATGGACTCCTCTCCGGTATACCCTTGTCATACCGTTTGCGTGAAGAGTGCCCGGATGCTCGAATTGAACTGTATCGGCTCAGAGACTGGATCCACACGGCCAAACGCCATGAGCTACAGCGTGCGTTAGACGACATTTTTGAGCTAGTTAGGGATGGTACCGCGGCGTCAAAGGTGGCAGCTGTGTTCCCACTTTCGGATATTCGGCAGGCGCTGGAGTGCGAGGCCACCCCGGGTCGGCAGGGAAAGGTGCTGCTATCTATGTCTAATGCCATGGAAGCTACTCACTACGATTGA
- a CDS encoding fungal specific transcription factor domain-containing protein (predicted protein): MSITERLSLTAKYMSELKSWRREMAGFLDRPSLNAAPLVLIYQRQRNVLNLAYWHTVILTNRPLLLTNFARLTNITRRLLREQNERREQIDESISECLHAAMEIVTVVDAIIQAKQLFRCFWFTPYFAFSASVILYVYTIQHSKEPGDVYGPFFAAAERCQQQIMNIAEEGSLTSRYCLVLEELHAEAVRQITPVQPSVDQQTQTHYAMEMRSGDIENLTSNVGDFATEFAMAAPNLVGLGPLDDFHVSPSASLEDLTGWDQFESMVSAHEIEKVFWYQSANQDYRQVFSGFNNL, translated from the exons ATGTCTATTACCGAGCGTTTGTCGCTCACAGCGAAGTATATGAGTGAGCTGAAGTCATGGCGCAGAGAAATGGCCGGTTTTCTCGACCGACCTAGTTTGAACGCTGCCCCATTAGTCTTAATTTATCAGAGACAGAGAAACGTCCTGAATCTTGCATACTGGCATACGGTGATTCTAACCAACCGTCCGCTCTTGCTTACCAATTTCGCCAGGTTGACGAACATCACACGGAGGTTGCTGCGGGAGCAAAATGAACGAAGGGAACAGATTGATGAAAGCATCTCTGAATGCCTCCATGCTGCAATGGAAATTGTTACTGTTGTGGACGCGATAATCCAAGCCAAACAACTTTTTCGGTGTTTCTGG TTCACTCCTTACTTTGCCTTCTCCGCTTCCGTGATCTTGTACGTCTACACCATACAACACAGCAAGGAGCCTGGCGACGTATACGGGCCGTTCTTCGCAGCTGCAGAACGTTGTCAGCAGCAGATTATGAACATTGCCGAAGAGGGATCGTTGACTTCTAGGTATTGTCTGGTTTTAGAAGAGCTGCATGCAGAGGCTGTGCGGCAAATAACCCCAGTCCAGCCTTCTGTGGATCAACAAACGCAAACCCACTATGcaatggagatgaggagTGGGGATATAGAAAACCTTACTTCTAATGTCGGGGATTTTGCAACGGAATTTGCTATGGCAGCGCCAAACCTGGTAGGCCTGGGCCCGCTGGATGATTTTCATGTCAGTCCCAGTGCTTCTCTGGAAGACCTGACTGGATGGGATCAATTTGAGTCGATGGTAAGCGCTCATGAAATCGAGAAGGTATTCTGGTATCAATCGGCTAATCAAGACTACCGGCAGGTTTTCTCCGGCTTCAACAATCTCTAG
- a CDS encoding SDR family NAD(P)-dependent oxidoreductase (dehydrogenases with different specificities (related to short-chain alcohol dehydrogenases)) has translation MSLQGKVYAVTGGASGIGFATAKLISERGGTVCIADVNADCLGNVESYFSAKSPSVEFMITQVDVSNKQQVENWIADIKTKYHRLDGAANIAGVIGKDHGIKTVAELEDDEWNKIISVNLTGTMYCLRAELNHIVDGGSIVNMASIHATTGVANHGAYAASKHGVLGLTRVAAKENGHREVRVNAVAPGPIYTPMMQGFYDRIERPSDAPFDDPIAFKRQGTPEEVAKVVVFLLGPESSFVSGSCYPVDGAWV, from the exons ATGTCACTTCAGGGCAAGGTGTATGCTGTTACAGGCGGTGCGAGTGGCATAGGCTTTGCAACAGCCAAACTCATCTCGGAACGCGGGGGAACAGTGTGCATTGCCGACGTTAATGCAGATTGCCTCGGCAATGTTGAGTCGTACTTCTCTGCCAAAAGCCCCTCTGTTGAATTCATGATCACCCAAGTCGATGTTTCGAACAAACAACAGGTTGAGAACTGGATTGCCGACATTAAGACGAAATACCATCGGCTCGATGGGGCAGCCAACATTGCCGGTGTTATCGGAAAGGACCATGGGATCAAGACGGTGGCAGAATTGGAAGATGACGAATGGAATAAAATCATCAGTGTGAATCTGACAGGAACGATGTATTGCCTCCGGGCAGAGCTCAACCACATTGTGGACGGTGGCTCAATCGTCAATATGGCGTCCATCCATGCCACCACGG GCGTGGCAAACCATGGTGCGTATGCAGCGAGTAAACATGGTGTTTTGGGTCTTACTCGAGTTGCTGCAAAGGAGAATGGTCACCGGGAAGTTAGGGTTAATGCAGTTGCTCCGGGACCAATCTATACTCCAATGATGCAAGGGTTTTATGACCGAATCGAACGACCGTCTGATGCGCCGTTTGATGACCCTATCGCTTTTAAACGGCAGGGCACTCCTGAGGAAGTGGCTAAGGTGGTTGTATTTTTGCTGGGGCCGGAAAGCTCTTTCGTGAGCGGAAGTTGTTACCCGGTTGATGGAGCCTGGGTTTGA
- a CDS encoding uncharacterized protein (L-alanine-DL-glutamate epimerase and related enzymes of enolase superfamily): MGKIVSMEYFRVPPRWLFVKITDETGACGWGEASLEGHTNAVEGCLDAWFERYKGLDAESVGSFERPDIENIWQLSWRGSFYRGGPVFMSALSGIDIALWDMKDIQADAQVARKLGVPIYHLLGGKVRDKIRVYAWIGGDRPDDVQVQANVLMLMSHRQARKQQGFHAVKMNGTGDTAWLDSPSVLHEVVGRVKAVKAMGIDVAIDFHGRVHKPMAKRLARALEPHEPLFVEEPLLVEHIGGIKQVSELTTVPIALGERLYSRWDVRPFLESNCVDILQPDICHIGGISEMRRIAAMCETYDVGVAPHCPLGPIALAACVHANATMGNFAIQEMGIGMHYNNTGQDITSYITNPEVWAVRDGHIDVLSGPGLGIEINEAEVRQMSQNTKAWPTPEFRGPCGELREW, from the exons ATGGGCAAAATCGTGTCTATGGAATATTTTCGCGTTCCTCCGCGGTGGCTCTTTGTGAAAATCACAGACGAAACAGGCGCCTGTGGATGGGGGGAAGCTTCCCTCGAGGGGCACACTAATGCCGTAGAAGGCTGCCTAGATGCCTGGTTTGAGAGATACAAGGGATTAGACGCGGAGTCAGTGGGTTCCTTTGAGCGACC GGACATTGAAAATATTTGGCAGCTCTCGTGGCGCGGTAGCTTCTACCGTGGTGGGCCTGTGTTTATGAGTGCGCTGTCAGGAATTGATATAGCTCTATGGGATATGAAAG ATATACAGGCTGACGCACAAGTAGCCAGAAAGCTTGGTGTGCCCATATATCACCTACTGGGTGGCAAGGTTAGGGATAAGATTCGAGTGTATGCATGGATTGGGGGTGACAGGCCCGACGATGTTCAGGTTCAAGC GAACGTACTTATGCTCATGTCCCATAGACAAGCTCGCAAACAGCAGGGGTTCCATGCTGTTAAGATGAATGGTACAGGAGACACAGCATGGTTAGACTCACCATCGGTTCTTCACGAGGTCGTCGGGAGGGTCAAAGCAGTAAAGGCAATGGGCATCGATGTTGCTATTGACTTCCACGGCCGAGTACATAAGCCCATGGCCAAGCGCCTTGCGAGGGCATTGGAACCCCACGAACCTCTGTTCGTCGAAGAACCGCTTCTTGTGGAACATATCGGCGGCATCAAACAAGTATCAGAGTTGACCACTGTTCCAATTGCTCTTGGTGAGCGACTTTATAGTCGCTGGGACGTACGACCATTCTTGGAAAGCAATTGTGTGGATATACTCCAACCGGATATTTGTCACATCGGCGGCATCTCCGAGATGAGACGCATCGCCGCCATGTGTGAGACTTATGATGTTGGTGTCGCTCCTCATTGTCCGCTAGGTCCCATTGCACTGGCGGCTTGTGTTCATGCGAACGCGACAATGGGGAATTTTGCCATCCAGGAGATGGGCATAGGCATGCACTACAATAACACTGGGCAAGATATCACAAGCTATATCACGAATCCAGAGGTTTGGGCTGTGCGGGATGGTCATATCGATGTCTTATCTGGTCCGGGCTTAGGGATTGAAATCAACGAAGCAGAAGTGAGGCAGATGTCGCAGAATACCAAAGCTTGGCCAACTCCGGAGTTTCGCGGTCCTTGTGGAGAGCTTCGAGAGTGGTAA
- a CDS encoding glycoside hydrolase family 35 protein (beta-galactosidase), producing the protein MTAVNVYMLYGGTNWGNIGFPEVGTSYDYSAPIHETRLIGDKYNEAKLFGLFMRVARNFSKVERVGNSTQYATDQDIFTTELRNPDTGSAFYVTRHEYSPSTELTKFRLHVSTDIGNLTVPTKGSITINGTESKVLVTDFPIGSSGKKITYTTLEILTVADLGDRQVVVFWAPEGEEGEFLLKDAKSGKVMTGNADNKTVTTTRYGVVTSVGAGNEKTVIDYNHDVQAVVVDRQSAYKFWAPTLNNNPLAWENSTGNCAPMLREFLVHGPYLVRTAEIDGDTIYITGDWDEETDIEIWAPKNVKNVFFNGSKLKITKSKYGTLVGSLPAPEVTADSLLAELPPLTNWKVAENLPERLVDYDNSKWTDANHMTTPHFVPPDTYPVLFADEYGYQAGNILWRGRFDASEESMPSGAYLRVIGGLASGFSAYVNGEFLGSWLGSMANKTGELEVSFKDVKLNTGDDNILFVIQDTMGKEQRDAAPDPRGILNATLIAADGSPTNFTSWKVAGNAGGNHLLEPVRGTYNEGGLHAERLGWHLPGFDDNDWESGAPADGFTGADARFYRTVVPLNIPEGYDASLAFQLSTEKKAKLRAQLYVNGYQFAKTLPYISNETTFPVFPGILDYNGNNTIGLSVWAMDEAGGRVDVAWKVMGVHRSAFDPLFDGEYLRPGWKDRSQYA; encoded by the exons ATGACAGCTGTCAATGTTTATATGCTTTATGGAGGAACCAATTGGGGTAATATCGGCTTCCCTGAAGTTGGCACCAGTTATGACTACTCGGCGCCCATTCACGAGACTCGTTTGATTGGCGACAAGTACAATGAAGCCAAgctctttggtcttttcaTGCGTGTTGCCCGCAATTTCTCTAAGGTGGAACGAGTGGGGAATAGCACCCAGTATGCTACGGACCAGGATATCTTCACAACTGAACTCCGCAATCCAGACACCGGGTCTGCCTTTTATGTCACCCGCCATGAGTACTCTCCTTCCACAGAGCTGACCAAGTTCCGGCTGCACGTCTCCACTGATATTGGAAACCTCACAGTCCCAACTAAAGGATCCATTACTATCAATGGAACGGAATCTAAAGTCCTGGTCACGGACTTCCCCATTGGTTCCTCCGGAAAGAAGATCACTTACACGACCTTGGAGATCCTCACGGTAGCTGACCTAGGAGACCGTCAGGTAGTCGTATTCTGGGCTCCGGAGGGCGAAGAAGGGGAATTTCTACTTAAAGACGCAAAGTCCGGCAAAGTCATGACCGGAAATGCAGATAACAAGACGGTAACGACGACTCGATATGGTGTTGTGACCAGCGTTGGTGCAGGAAATGAGAAGACGGTTATTGATTATAACCATGACGTTCAAGCTGTGGTGGTAGATCGCCAGTCTGCTTACAAGTTCTGGGCTCCTACGTTGAATAATAACCCACTTGCATGGGAGAATTCTACGGGTAACTGTGCCCCCATGCTACGAGAAT TCCTTGTCCACGGACCCTATCTCGTCCGCACGGCCGAGATCGACGGCGATACCATCTATATCACGGGTGACTGGGACGAAGAAACTGACATTGAGATCTGGGCACCGAAGAACGTAAAaaatgtcttcttcaatggctcgaagctgaagatcaCGAAGTCTAAGTATGGAACTCTCGTTGGTAGCCTTCCCGCCCCTGAAGTTACGGCGGATAGCCTTCTCGCAGAGCTCCCGCCACTTACCAACTGGAAGGTAGCAGAGAATCTTCCGGAGAGGTTGGTGGATTATGACAACTCCAAATGGACCG ATGCAAACCATATGACAACTCCCCATTTCGTTCCTCCCGATACCTACCCCGTTCTGTTTGCTGACGAGTATGGGTACCAAGCGGGTAACATTCTCTGGCGAGGAAGGTTCGACGCCTCGGAAGAGAGTATGCCCTCGGGTGCTTATCTTCGTGTCATTGGCGGTCTTGCCAGCGGCTTTTCTGCGTATGTCAACGGCGAATTCCTCGGGTCCTGGCTGGGCTCAATGGCCAACAAAACGGGCGAGCTAGAGGTATCTTTCAAGGACGTCAAGCTCAATACAGGAGATGATAATATCCTATTTGTCATTCAGGATACAATGGGCAAGGAGCAGCGTGATGCCGCGCCAGACCCACGAGGCATTCTTAATGCCACATTGATTGCTGCAGATGGCTCGCCTACTAATTTCACCTCGTGGAAAGTGGCCGGAAATGCTGGCGGAAACCATCTGCTTGAACCAGTACGTGGCACGTACAACGAAGGCGGCCTTCATGCAGAGCGCCTTGGCTGGCATCTCCCTGGCTTTGATGACAATGATTGGGAGTCAGGTGCCCCTGCGGACGGATTTACCGGCGCTGATGCGCGCTTTTACCGTACCGTTGTCCCGTTGAATATTCCTGAAGGTTACGACGCCAGCTTGGCTTTCCAGCTAAGCactgagaagaaggcaaagctACGGGCTCAACTATATGTCAACGGTTATCAGTTTGCAAAAACCTTGCCCTACATTTCGAATGAAACAACTTTCCCTG TATTTCCTGGCATCCTTGACTATAATGGCAACAACACTATTGGTCTCAGCGTGTGGGCTATGGATGAAGCTGGAGGACGGGTTGATGTAGCCTGGAAAGTGATGGGCGTGCATCGATCAGCTTTTGATCCTCTATTTGATGGCGAATACCTTCGACCTGGATGGAAGGATCGCTCACAATATGCCTGA